DNA from Nocardioides seonyuensis:
GGTCGCGCGCTTCACGTCCCCGGTGAGGTCCGGCACGCTCATGCACCCCTCGCGTGCCTTCTCGTTGCGGCTGGCGGAGACGACCTCGGCGTTGCAGAGCACGAACGTGCCGTGGTGGGCGCGGGTCTTGGGGTGCGCGGACACGTCGACGCAGAAGACGCGCACGCCCTCCCCCACCTGGGGCGCGGCGAGCCCGACGCAGCCGGGCGAGACGCGCATGGTGGCGACCAGGTCGGCCGCCAGCTGGACGGTCTCGGGCGAGGTGGGGTCGACGTCGGCGCCGGACGCGGAGAGCACCGGGGCGGGGGCGCGCACGACGTCGCGCACCACACCGGTCACGGGCAGCTCGTCCTCGGTCCAGTCACGGACCCGCTCGCTGAGGGCCACCGGTCAGAGCTCGTCGGAGTCGGCGACCCGCAGGGTCGCGCCCACGCCCAGGTCCCCGGCCACCCGGTCCAGCTCGGCCGACACGGCCTCGGGGTCGGCGTCCGCGGGCAGGTCGACCTCGGCGATCAGCAGGTAGAGGTCGCCGGAGAGCCGCGTGGTCAGGTCGGTGATGTTGCCGCCGGCGCGGGCAACGACCTCGGCCACCGCGGAGACGATGCCGGGCCGGTCACCGCCGTGGACCGAGAGCACCCAGGAGCTGCCGGATCGCGCCTCCACGTGCTCGGCCGGCACCTCGCGCACGGTCACCGTGAGCGATCCGTCCGCCACGAGCGGCGCCAGGGCCTCCTCGATCTCGGCGTCCGGGGCGTCGCCCTCGCAGATCAGCATCATCGCGAAGTGCCCACGCAGCAACGTCATCGTGGAGTCCTCGAGGTTGAGCCCGAGACCCGCGAGCTTGTCGGTGGTCTCGGCGATGATGCCGGGACGGTCGTGGCCGAGGACGGTGATGGCGTGGAGTGTCACGCCCTCATTGTGTCAGCGCACGCGCCCGCTCGAAGACCTCATCCAGCATGACCGGGGTGAGCCGACCGGTGAAGGTGTTGTGCTGGCTGGGGTGGTAGCACCCGAGCAGGGTGACGCTGCCCCCTGCGGGCACGTCGAGGTCGACCTCGGCGAGGTGCCCGAACCTCGGCTTCGGCCTGGGTACGACGACCCCGGCAGCGGCCATCGACCGCAGCGCACCGTCCCAGCCGTACCCGCCGAGCGCCACGACCACTCGGACGCTGGGCAGCAGGTGCTGGATCTCGGCGGCGATCCACGGCGCGCAGGTGTCGCGCTCGGTGGTGGTCGGCTTGTTGTCCGGGGGCGCGCACCGCACCGTGGCCACCACGCGGGCGTCGAAGAGCCGCTGGCCGTCACCGGCGTGCTCGCTGGTCGCCTGCGCTGCCCAGCCGGTGCGGTGGAGGGACGCGAAGAGCCAGTCACCGCTGGAGTCGCCGGTGAAGACGCGGCCGGTGCGGTTGCCGCCGTTGGCGGCGGGGGCGAGGCCGACGATGAGCATCGAGGGCTCGGGGTCGCCCCACCCGGCGATCGGCCGCCCCCAGTAGGGCTGGTCGGCGAAGGACGCACGTTTGGTCTCGGCGACGTCCTCACGCCAGCGGACGAGCCGGGGGCAGGCTGCGCAGACGCTGATCCGCGCGTCGATCTCGGCCAGCGACGCCCGGGAGAGTCGTCGTACCTGGGCAGCGGTGCGCGCGACGGGCGTGTCCGGTGCCGCCGGGTCGTCAGGCCAGCCGGTGCCCGGAGGGACCGGGCTCTCGAACGGCTCGCCGGTGATCGGGTGGGGAAGCATCACGAAGCGGTCCCGCGGTCGCCGATCTCATGAGCACCGATCCCGCGGGCGATGCCGTAGAGGATGTCCGCCTCGGAGACGAGGTAGCTCTCACAGGTCGACCGACGCAGGATTCGGCTCCAGATCAGGGCCCCTGCCCCGATGACGTCGGCCCGGCCCGGGTGCATGTAGGGCAGCGCGCGACGCTGCTCGACCGTCATCGCGAGCAGGTCGTCGCAGAACTCGAGGGTGCGGTCGATGCGCAGCGAGGCGCCGTCGAAGGCGTCCCGGTCGTAGCCGGGGAGGTCCAGGACACCGCACGCGATGGTCTTGATGGTGCCGGAGGTGCCGATCACCGAGCGTGCACCGGAGATGCCGATGCCCGAGTCGTCGAGGTGCCGGTCGATGTCGTCGACGCATGCGCCCACCTGACGCTCCGTCGGTGGGTCGTCGTGGAGGTGGCGCTCGGTGAGCCGGACCGACCCGATGTCCATCGACGTGGACTCCCGCGGGCCCGAGTCGCCCAGCACCAGCTCGGTCGAGCCGCCGCCTATGTCGACGACCAGCACCGGCTGCGGTGGTTGGACGGGCAGTGCACCGAGGGCGCCGTCGTGGACCAGGGCCGCCTCCTCGTCGCCGGAGAGGACCTCGGGCCGCACCCCCAGCCGCTCCTCCACCCCAGTGGTGAAGAGCTCGGCGTTGCGGGCGTCGCGGGTCGCCGAGGTGGCACAGAACCTGATCAGCTCTGGCGGCACGCCGTATTCGCCGATGCGCGCCGCGAGCTCCTCGACGGCGGCGAACGTGCGCGCCAGCGCCTCCGGTGCCAGCTCGCCGGTGACGTCGACCCCCTGTCCCAGGCGCACGACGCGGGACTCGCGGTGTCGTACGGCGAAGCCCCGGTCGGTCTGCTCGCCGATCAACAGCTTGATGGAGTTGGTGCCGCAGTCGACTGCCGCCACGGTGGTCATGGTCACCATTCTGCCCACCCACCCGCTCGTTCATTCACGTGCATGAACACGCAGGCGGAGGCCCGGCCGTCGACCCTGTGGAGAGCAGGAGCGGCAGGTACGCCGACGCCGTGGCCGATGCGGCCATTCCACTCCTGGCTGTGCGCGGTGCGAGCGGAGTGACGCTGAGAAGTCTCGCCGACGCGATGCAGATGACCCCTCAGGCCGATGGACTGTTCGGAGGTCGCGGCCACTCGTGCGTGGCTCTCCCTCTGTGAGCTTGCGAGGCACAACGACGAGCTCGCCCGGGTGCTGGCGCCCTGGCTGGAGCACGAGACACGGACCATCGGTCGGCTTGCCGCGTCGTCACTGGCCAAGGGGGCGCGGGTGGGGCTGGACGAGACGCCTTCACAGCTCCTGCCGAGCGACCTCATCGCTGTCGAGGCGGTCGTCCACGGACTACGCCAGCAGATGGTCCGCCGTACTGACCCGCTCGGTATCGAAGACGCCCAGGAGGCTCTGCGGACAGCGCTGGCCGCGCTCCTGCTGCCAGTTCATTCACGTGCATGAACTTCGCGGGAGGCGCGTCAATCCGGTCGGTCCACGCAGGGGCCGGACTCCCACCACTCGCCGACCAGGTCGAGGACCTCGTCGCCGAGCGGGTTGACGCCGCGACCCTGCGCCAGCGACTGCCCGGCGAGCACGTGGAGGCACTTCACCCGGGTGGGCATGCCGCCGGCGGAGATGCCCTCGATCTCGGGGACGTCGAGGCCGGCCTCGGCGGCGATCCGGTTACGGGCGGCGAGGTAGCGCTCGTGGGCGCCGCGGTAGGCGTCGGCGAGCTCAGGGTCGGTGTCGAGCCGCTCCTCCATCTCCTTCATCACGTGGCTGCCCTCGAGCCGGCCGATGCGCGAGGCCGCCCGGGGGCAGGTGAGGTAGTAGGTGGTGGGGAACGGCGTGCCGTTCGGGAGGCGGGGCTCGGTGGTCACCACGTCGGGGTTGCCGCACGGGCAGCGGTGCCCG
Protein-coding regions in this window:
- a CDS encoding glycine cleavage system protein R — protein: MTLHAITVLGHDRPGIIAETTDKLAGLGLNLEDSTMTLLRGHFAMMLICEGDAPDAEIEEALAPLVADGSLTVTVREVPAEHVEARSGSSWVLSVHGGDRPGIVSAVAEVVARAGGNITDLTTRLSGDLYLLIAEVDLPADADPEAVSAELDRVAGDLGVGATLRVADSDEL
- a CDS encoding peptide deformylase, which gives rise to MALSERVRDWTEDELPVTGVVRDVVRAPAPVLSASGADVDPTSPETVQLAADLVATMRVSPGCVGLAAPQVGEGVRVFCVDVSAHPKTRAHHGTFVLCNAEVVSASRNEKAREGCMSVPDLTGDVKRATRIVVRGQLPGSGETVELAAEAFEARALQHEIDHCNGLLFLDRTAGAHAVYARKTYL
- a CDS encoding uracil-DNA glycosylase, with amino-acid sequence MLPHPITGEPFESPVPPGTGWPDDPAAPDTPVARTAAQVRRLSRASLAEIDARISVCAACPRLVRWREDVAETKRASFADQPYWGRPIAGWGDPEPSMLIVGLAPAANGGNRTGRVFTGDSSGDWLFASLHRTGWAAQATSEHAGDGQRLFDARVVATVRCAPPDNKPTTTERDTCAPWIAAEIQHLLPSVRVVVALGGYGWDGALRSMAAAGVVVPRPKPRFGHLAEVDLDVPAGGSVTLLGCYHPSQHNTFTGRLTPVMLDEVFERARALTQ
- a CDS encoding DUF501 domain-containing protein, which produces MSDVDPADRAAVEAQLGREPRGIHEVGHRCPCGNPDVVTTEPRLPNGTPFPTTYYLTCPRAASRIGRLEGSHVMKEMEERLDTDPELADAYRGAHERYLAARNRIAAEAGLDVPEIEGISAGGMPTRVKCLHVLAGQSLAQGRGVNPLGDEVLDLVGEWWESGPCVDRPD
- a CDS encoding Ppx/GppA phosphatase family protein, whose product is MTTVAAVDCGTNSIKLLIGEQTDRGFAVRHRESRVVRLGQGVDVTGELAPEALARTFAAVEELAARIGEYGVPPELIRFCATSATRDARNAELFTTGVEERLGVRPEVLSGDEEAALVHDGALGALPVQPPQPVLVVDIGGGSTELVLGDSGPRESTSMDIGSVRLTERHLHDDPPTERQVGACVDDIDRHLDDSGIGISGARSVIGTSGTIKTIACGVLDLPGYDRDAFDGASLRIDRTLEFCDDLLAMTVEQRRALPYMHPGRADVIGAGALIWSRILRRSTCESYLVSEADILYGIARGIGAHEIGDRGTAS